Proteins encoded in a region of the Paenibacillus sp. E222 genome:
- a CDS encoding Dabb family protein, giving the protein MSSINHMVTFTLYAGKDTPEAEAFLKESADALANIPGVEQFQVLRQVSEKNEFDYSFSMVFANQAAYDAYNDHPVHRKYVEERWEKEVSRFQEIDLIPHGK; this is encoded by the coding sequence ATGAGCAGCATCAACCATATGGTAACGTTTACACTTTACGCAGGTAAAGATACACCTGAAGCAGAGGCATTTTTGAAAGAAAGCGCGGATGCACTGGCGAATATTCCGGGTGTAGAGCAATTCCAGGTCCTGCGTCAGGTGAGCGAAAAGAACGAGTTTGATTACAGTTTTTCGATGGTATTTGCCAATCAGGCTGCCTATGATGCCTATAATGATCACCCGGTTCACCGCAAATATGTGGAAGAACGGTGGGAAAAAGAAGTTAGTCGCTTCCAGGAAATCGATCTCATTCCGCACGGGAAGTAA
- a CDS encoding SDR family NAD(P)-dependent oxidoreductase: MKLDLSGKTALVTGATGQLGRVIACTLADCGADLALHYINNETKARELQAEIEAIGRKTVIVQGDITKQDTAFRMRDEIQSSLGDVNIVVANAVIQYAWTTVLEQSPDDYISQFESCVMQSVYLAKAFIPYMKEARAGRFIGINTECAMQNFATQSAYTAGKRGMDGLYRVLAKEVGEYQITVNQVAPGWTISERDRSSEPGHDEGYIQTVPLKRRGEDQEIANAVAFLASDLSSFITGAYIPVSGGNVMPAI, encoded by the coding sequence ATGAAATTGGATCTTTCAGGTAAAACGGCGCTGGTAACTGGTGCAACCGGTCAATTGGGAAGGGTCATCGCTTGTACGTTGGCAGACTGTGGTGCTGACCTCGCGCTGCATTACATAAATAATGAAACGAAGGCGAGAGAGCTTCAGGCTGAGATTGAAGCCATCGGTCGGAAAACGGTCATTGTTCAGGGCGACATCACGAAGCAGGATACGGCATTTCGGATGCGGGATGAAATTCAGTCCAGCCTCGGCGATGTGAATATCGTGGTTGCCAATGCGGTCATCCAATATGCCTGGACAACGGTGCTGGAACAATCACCAGATGATTATATAAGCCAGTTCGAATCATGTGTGATGCAGAGTGTGTATCTCGCCAAAGCATTCATCCCTTATATGAAAGAAGCCAGAGCGGGTCGATTCATTGGTATCAATACGGAATGTGCGATGCAAAATTTTGCCACCCAATCTGCATATACAGCTGGAAAACGCGGCATGGACGGTTTGTACCGTGTGCTGGCGAAAGAGGTAGGCGAATATCAGATTACCGTCAACCAGGTTGCTCCTGGATGGACAATCAGTGAACGCGACCGGAGCAGTGAGCCGGGACATGATGAGGGTTATATTCAAACTGTGCCGTTGAAACGCAGGGGAGAAGATCAGGAAATTGCCAATGCGGTAGCATTTTTGGCATCCGACCTGTCCTCTTTTATTACAGGGGCTTATATCCCGGTCAGTGGTGGCAATGTGATGCCTGCCATTTAA
- a CDS encoding HPr family phosphocarrier protein, translating to MRTHEFMIHSDFHRDDLMSVSSQASRFASDISLSFMDANHEHRVDVKSLLGMALLPIRHGSVVRLQTRGRDELEALEYMLNVLEKGLT from the coding sequence GTGAGAACACATGAATTTATGATTCACTCTGATTTCCACCGGGATGATCTGATGTCTGTATCTTCGCAAGCGTCGCGTTTTGCCTCGGATATTTCATTGTCATTTATGGATGCGAATCATGAGCATCGTGTAGATGTCAAAAGCCTGCTCGGTATGGCTTTACTTCCTATTCGACATGGCAGTGTGGTGAGATTGCAGACACGGGGAAGAGATGAACTTGAAGCGTTGGAATACATGCTAAATGTGCTGGAGAAGGGCTTAACTTGA
- a CDS encoding type B 50S ribosomal protein L31, which yields MPKADIHPKTQTVIFFDASADYKFLSSSTKFSNETMEWEDGNSYPVIRVDTSSASHPFFTGKQRNVDIGGRVDKFNRKYNIK from the coding sequence ATGCCAAAAGCTGATATCCATCCAAAGACACAAACAGTAATTTTCTTCGATGCAAGTGCTGATTACAAATTCCTGAGTTCTTCGACTAAATTTTCGAACGAAACAATGGAATGGGAAGATGGTAACTCTTACCCAGTAATCCGTGTGGACACTAGCTCCGCATCCCACCCATTCTTCACTGGTAAACAAAGAAACGTGGACATCGGTGGTCGTGTTGATAAATTTAACCGTAAATACAACATCAAATAG
- a CDS encoding SDR family NAD(P)-dependent oxidoreductase, whose product MSHEGKIAIITGAGSGLGRATALKLAEKGASVVVVDLVAETGQETVKQIEKLGGKAIFVQTDVSKANEVENYVNKTIEEFGRIDMFFNNAGIAGPGIKLIEHTIEQFDQIIDINLRSVFYGLKYVITEMLKTGGGSIVNTASTAGIVGVQAVAPYAATKHGVVGLTRTAAIEYGKENIRVNAIAPGTIETPMVVQFGKDNPEVFKATLDSIPSGRLGKPEEIANLVSFLLGDEAPYINGAVYPIDGAVTAQ is encoded by the coding sequence ATGAGTCACGAAGGAAAAATAGCTATTATCACTGGAGCAGGAAGTGGATTGGGCCGAGCAACCGCACTGAAGCTGGCTGAGAAGGGTGCATCTGTTGTGGTCGTTGATCTCGTGGCAGAGACGGGTCAGGAAACTGTAAAACAGATTGAGAAGCTGGGCGGTAAAGCCATTTTTGTACAAACAGATGTAAGCAAGGCGAACGAGGTAGAGAATTATGTTAACAAAACGATCGAGGAATTCGGTCGAATCGACATGTTTTTCAATAATGCCGGGATCGCTGGTCCGGGTATCAAATTAATTGAGCATACTATCGAGCAGTTTGACCAAATCATTGATATTAACCTGAGAAGTGTATTTTACGGATTGAAGTATGTGATTACCGAAATGCTCAAAACAGGCGGTGGTTCCATCGTCAATACGGCATCTACCGCAGGTATTGTGGGTGTTCAAGCGGTTGCACCCTATGCAGCGACGAAGCATGGCGTAGTTGGATTAACACGAACAGCGGCCATTGAGTATGGCAAAGAAAACATTCGTGTAAATGCCATTGCCCCAGGTACGATTGAAACTCCAATGGTGGTTCAGTTTGGTAAGGATAATCCTGAAGTATTCAAAGCAACCCTTGACAGCATTCCGTCCGGACGTCTCGGTAAGCCTGAAGAGATTGCCAATCTGGTATCCTTCCTGCTGGGAGACGAAGCACCTTATATTAATGGCGCTGTTTATCCTATTGATGGTGCTGTAACCGCACAATAA
- the poxB gene encoding ubiquinone-dependent pyruvate dehydrogenase, protein MKKTIADVLVEALLNAGIKRIYGIVGDSLNAVLDSIRRSGKIEWIHVRHEEVAAFAAGADAQVSGSIAVCAGSSGPGNMHLINGLYDCHRNRVPVLAIAAHIPSDEIGSEYFQATHPEYLFQECSHYCEVITTAKQMPRSFTMAMQTAVARSGVSVIILPGDVAALEAADLPVPEHVYHPTHPVVHPSEPELRKLAEFLNQGKKITLLCGAGCAGAREPLMQLCDRLKSPMVIALRGKEYLEYDNPYSVGLTGLIGYSSGYHAMMDCDVLLMLGTDFPYRQFFPEDAVVLQVDIQSSHLGRRTKLDYGVCGDVKATIETLLPYLTEEHSDKHLHKSVERYEKVRKELDELAVGKPGKTPIHPQYLTKVISDAAAENAIFTCDVGTPTVWAARYIEMSRNRRLLGSFSHGTMANALPQAIGAQVSDPGRQVISLSGDGGIAMLMGDLLTLKQHNLPIKVVVFNNGALSFVELEMKAAGLLESGTELVNPNFAMVAQAMGLEGIRVEDPADLEGAVERALQHDGPVLIDVVVNRQELSLPPKINIKQAEGFTLWMMKAVLNGRGDELIELAKTNLLR, encoded by the coding sequence ATGAAAAAAACAATTGCAGACGTTCTGGTCGAAGCACTATTGAACGCAGGCATCAAACGTATCTATGGTATCGTTGGAGACTCCTTAAATGCGGTACTCGATTCCATCCGTCGTTCGGGGAAAATTGAATGGATTCATGTCCGCCATGAGGAAGTGGCTGCTTTTGCGGCCGGGGCAGATGCCCAAGTGAGCGGAAGTATCGCTGTATGTGCAGGCAGCAGCGGACCGGGAAACATGCACTTGATTAACGGTCTGTACGACTGTCATCGGAACCGTGTACCGGTACTAGCCATCGCTGCTCATATTCCGAGTGATGAGATCGGGAGCGAGTATTTCCAAGCGACTCACCCAGAGTATTTGTTTCAGGAATGCAGTCATTATTGTGAGGTGATTACAACAGCCAAACAGATGCCGCGTTCCTTTACGATGGCTATGCAGACCGCAGTGGCTCGTTCAGGAGTTTCCGTTATTATATTACCAGGTGATGTAGCGGCTCTGGAAGCGGCTGACCTGCCTGTGCCAGAGCATGTATATCATCCCACACACCCTGTTGTCCATCCTTCCGAACCTGAACTGCGGAAACTGGCGGAATTCCTGAATCAAGGCAAAAAAATTACGTTGCTGTGTGGCGCAGGCTGCGCCGGTGCTCGTGAACCGCTGATGCAGCTCTGTGATCGCTTGAAATCCCCAATGGTTATTGCTTTGCGAGGCAAGGAATATCTGGAATACGATAACCCGTATTCGGTAGGCCTCACCGGATTGATCGGGTATTCCTCCGGATATCATGCCATGATGGACTGTGATGTGCTCCTGATGCTGGGAACCGATTTTCCGTATCGTCAATTCTTCCCGGAAGATGCGGTTGTACTCCAAGTGGATATTCAGTCTTCACATCTTGGTCGCCGCACAAAGCTCGATTATGGCGTGTGCGGAGATGTGAAGGCTACGATTGAAACATTGTTACCTTATTTGACGGAAGAGCATAGTGACAAACATTTGCATAAAAGTGTGGAACGTTACGAGAAAGTTCGCAAAGAATTGGATGAGCTTGCCGTAGGAAAACCCGGGAAGACGCCAATTCATCCGCAGTATTTAACCAAGGTCATCAGCGATGCTGCGGCGGAAAATGCAATCTTCACCTGCGATGTTGGTACACCTACAGTATGGGCGGCCCGCTATATTGAAATGAGCCGCAATCGCCGATTGTTAGGTTCATTCAGTCATGGCACCATGGCGAATGCTCTTCCACAGGCAATTGGAGCGCAGGTGTCTGATCCGGGAAGACAGGTGATTTCTTTGTCCGGTGATGGCGGCATTGCCATGCTGATGGGTGATCTTCTGACGCTTAAACAGCATAATCTGCCGATTAAAGTTGTCGTCTTTAACAATGGTGCACTCAGTTTTGTTGAACTGGAGATGAAAGCTGCCGGATTGCTTGAATCCGGTACCGAGCTTGTAAATCCCAACTTTGCGATGGTAGCTCAAGCGATGGGCCTGGAGGGGATACGGGTTGAAGATCCGGCTGATCTGGAAGGGGCTGTAGAGCGAGCATTGCAGCATGATGGCCCTGTTCTGATTGATGTTGTGGTGAACCGTCAGGAGCTGTCCCTGCCTCCGAAGATTAATATAAAACAGGCCGAAGGCTTCACCTTATGGATGATGAAGGCGGTGCTGAATGGGCGTGGCGATGAGCTGATTGAACTGGCTAAAACCAATTTGCTGAGATAA